Proteins found in one Desulfosoma sp. genomic segment:
- the dxs gene encoding 1-deoxy-D-xylulose-5-phosphate synthase, translating to MERHPNPERAPINIETSLLQHIDSPADLKRLSIKELETLAEEIRRVIVQTTACTGGHVAPNLGVVELTLALHYVFDAPNDRIVWDVGHQCYTHKLVTGRRDRFHTLRQWQGISGFPKRDESRYDAFGTGHASTSISAALGMATAKHLKGCPSRIIAVIGDGSMTGGLAFEALNHAGDLGRDLIVVLNDNEMSISPNVGALSSFLSRKLSSRTVMSLKREVENTLKAIPGVGSNIVQLLKKSEESFLTFFTPGMLFQAFRFQYIGPIKGHRLDRLIETFETVKSLKGPVLIHVGTTKGKGYVPAECDPSRFHGIGCFDPTTGETKKEDIPSYTAVFGRCLTELAEKDPRIVAITAAMPQGTGLDTFAQVYPKRFFDVGIAEQHAVTFAAGLAAEGYHPVVAVYSTFLQRAYDQIVHDVCLQNLPVVFAMDRGGLVGEDGPTHHGVFDLAYLRHIPNMVIMAPKDENELRHMLKTAVLHRGPIAVRYPRGQGLGAPLDAELREIPIGEGELLREGRDVTLVAVGAMVMEAMAAAEILAREGLEAAVINARFVKPLDVNLIARWTQKTPLLVTVEDNVRQGGFGSAVLEALSEEGILPRRLLRLGIPDAFIPHGPLKVLRRNLGLDAEGIAQSVREAFAGPLVTHDTLIRAVR from the coding sequence GTGGAACGTCATCCAAACCCGGAACGAGCCCCCATAAACATCGAAACCTCCTTGCTGCAACACATTGATTCCCCGGCGGACCTCAAACGGTTGTCCATCAAAGAACTGGAAACCTTGGCCGAAGAAATTCGCCGAGTTATCGTGCAGACCACTGCATGCACCGGAGGTCACGTTGCCCCAAACCTTGGCGTGGTGGAATTGACTCTGGCACTCCATTATGTCTTTGACGCTCCCAACGACCGCATTGTCTGGGATGTGGGCCATCAGTGTTACACCCATAAACTGGTCACCGGACGACGCGACCGCTTTCACACTCTGCGCCAATGGCAAGGAATCAGTGGATTTCCCAAACGTGACGAAAGCCGCTACGACGCCTTTGGAACGGGCCACGCCAGCACTTCCATTTCTGCAGCGCTGGGCATGGCCACCGCCAAACACCTCAAAGGATGCCCAAGCCGCATCATCGCCGTGATCGGGGACGGGAGCATGACTGGAGGCTTGGCTTTCGAAGCTCTCAATCATGCCGGGGACCTAGGGCGGGATCTCATTGTCGTCCTCAACGATAACGAAATGTCCATCTCCCCGAATGTGGGAGCCTTGTCTTCGTTTCTCAGCCGCAAACTGTCCAGCCGCACGGTCATGAGCCTCAAGCGTGAAGTGGAAAACACCCTCAAGGCCATACCCGGTGTAGGATCCAACATTGTCCAGCTCCTAAAAAAAAGCGAGGAATCCTTTTTGACGTTTTTCACCCCGGGCATGCTCTTTCAAGCTTTTCGATTTCAATACATCGGTCCGATCAAGGGCCATCGCCTGGACCGACTCATTGAAACTTTTGAAACCGTCAAATCCCTTAAAGGCCCTGTGCTCATTCACGTGGGGACCACCAAGGGTAAAGGTTATGTACCGGCGGAATGTGATCCCTCTCGCTTTCACGGCATCGGTTGTTTTGATCCCACAACGGGTGAAACGAAGAAAGAAGATATTCCATCCTACACAGCCGTTTTCGGCCGATGCCTGACGGAACTTGCCGAAAAAGATCCTCGTATCGTCGCCATCACCGCCGCCATGCCTCAAGGCACAGGCTTGGACACGTTCGCTCAGGTTTATCCCAAACGCTTTTTTGACGTGGGTATCGCCGAACAACATGCTGTGACCTTTGCCGCAGGGCTTGCTGCGGAAGGGTATCACCCTGTGGTGGCCGTATATTCCACTTTTCTGCAACGGGCCTACGACCAGATTGTTCATGATGTCTGCCTGCAAAATCTTCCCGTAGTGTTCGCCATGGATCGAGGGGGGTTGGTTGGAGAAGACGGGCCGACCCATCATGGGGTTTTTGATCTGGCCTATCTGCGGCACATTCCCAATATGGTGATCATGGCACCCAAGGATGAAAACGAATTGCGCCACATGCTCAAAACAGCCGTGCTTCATCGAGGCCCCATTGCCGTGAGGTATCCGCGAGGACAAGGACTGGGCGCGCCTTTGGATGCCGAACTTCGTGAAATACCCATCGGAGAGGGAGAATTGCTTCGAGAAGGTCGCGATGTGACCCTGGTGGCCGTAGGGGCCATGGTCATGGAAGCCATGGCAGCGGCGGAAATCCTTGCCCGGGAAGGTCTTGAAGCGGCCGTGATCAATGCCAGGTTTGTCAAACCCCTGGATGTGAACCTCATCGCCCGTTGGACTCAAAAAACCCCTTTGCTGGTGACGGTGGAAGATAATGTGCGTCAGGGAGGTTTCGGGAGCGCCGTTTTGGAAGCACTCAGCGAAGAAGGCATTTTGCCTCGACGCCTGCTGCGCCTGGGGATTCCCGATGCCTTTATCCCTCACGGGCCTTTGAAGGTGTTGCGACGCAACCTGGGATTGGATGCGGAAGGCATCGCCCAAAGTGTTCGAGAAGCCTTTGCCGGCCCCCTCGTAACCCATGACACCCTCATTCGAGCGGTTAGATAA
- a CDS encoding TlyA family RNA methyltransferase — protein MQRGLAPSREKAQGLILAGCVWVNGHPVTQSGRRIPEQAEIEIRGQDHPYVSRGGIKLAYALDHFGLEVKGLVVMDVGASTGGFTDCLLQRGAKKVYAVDVGYGQLAWKLRQDPRVIVLERTNIRYLDPSAIAEPVQGAVVDVSFISLKLVLPKVVTFLSPDAFLVALVKPQFEAGREHVGKGGVVKDASVHQAVCRSVAETVQSLEFRVLGIVASPILGPKGNREFLLAAERTLPLQT, from the coding sequence GTGCAACGCGGCCTGGCCCCTAGCCGGGAAAAGGCTCAGGGGCTTATTCTGGCCGGTTGTGTCTGGGTGAATGGACATCCTGTCACCCAGTCGGGTCGCAGAATTCCTGAACAGGCCGAAATTGAGATTCGAGGTCAAGACCACCCTTATGTGAGCCGAGGCGGCATCAAGCTGGCTTATGCCCTGGATCATTTTGGGCTGGAGGTCAAGGGCCTTGTGGTGATGGATGTGGGGGCTTCCACGGGCGGCTTTACGGACTGTCTGCTCCAAAGGGGAGCCAAGAAAGTGTACGCCGTGGATGTGGGATACGGTCAATTGGCTTGGAAATTACGGCAGGATCCTCGTGTCATTGTTTTAGAACGTACAAATATTCGGTATCTGGATCCATCCGCCATCGCCGAACCGGTGCAGGGCGCCGTTGTGGACGTCTCTTTCATTTCCCTGAAGCTGGTTCTTCCAAAGGTCGTGACCTTTCTTTCCCCGGATGCCTTTCTTGTGGCTCTGGTGAAACCGCAATTTGAAGCTGGACGAGAACATGTGGGGAAAGGCGGTGTGGTCAAGGATGCCTCCGTCCACCAAGCCGTATGCCGATCGGTGGCCGAAACGGTCCAATCCCTGGAATTCCGAGTCCTGGGAATTGTGGCCTCGCCCATTCTTGGTCCCAAAGGCAATCGAGAATTTCTTCTGGCGGCCGAACGCACACTACCGCTGCAGACATAG